DNA sequence from the Desulfobacterales bacterium genome:
GCCAGCTCCATGGTCTGGATATGTTGGTCATACCGGATCAGAGCCTCTTTGACCGGATCGATAACGCTTTCAATGGCTTTGCTGCGATGCGTCATATCCTGTTGGGCGCTGTCTATATATTTTGACAGGGTGGTATGGGCCAGATCCAGAAACGACTGGTTGTTTTCTTTTAATACGGCCGATGAAAGTGCCTTGAACGTATGTTCCATCTGCGTTCGCATCTGTTCGAGAAAGGCGATTTTTTCTTCAGCTGCCTGACGCTCTTTGCGGATTTCGGTTTCAAGGCCGGTCTGCCGCTGTTTCAGTTCTGTGATGGTGGTGAGCAGGTTGCTGTTGTCGTGACGACTTTCATTCAGGGTCTTTTCGATCTGCTGCATGTAATCGAGTCTGGCCAGGGCGGCTGATCGCTGCTGGGAAATGTCCAGAACCCGTTCGTTGAGCGTACGAATCTGCTGTTCGGCGGTTTTCAGCACCGATTCCAGAGCCTCGTTTTGTTCGGTTTTTCGCTGGACAGTTTCTGACAGTGTTGAAATGGTTGCCCGGTGTTCCATCCGGATGCTGGATACGTAACGGGAAGACCGGATGCTGGAGGCCATCCACCCGATTGCTCCCGCGATCAGCACTCCGGATAACCCCGCAATGTTGATGAATAAAGATTTCATGTTACCAGTGGTGTCTTGAATGCGGATTTCAATCGACCAGCTCCGGCGGATGTTTCCGGATAAAGTGGCCACTTTTCCCGCCGGTTTTTTCCAGCAGGCAGATGCCTGAGATGACCATGGACTTGTCGTAGGATTTGCACATGTCGTAGATGGTCAACGCTGCTATGGATACAGCCGTCAACGCTTCCATTTCAACCCCGGTCGGACCGGACATGCGGGCCGTGGCGTTGATGACAATGGAGTTGGAATTCATGTCCGGGATAAATTCCACTCCCACGTGGGTTACATTCAGGGGGTGGCACATGGGGATGAGTTCCGAGGTTTTTTTGGCGGCCATGATGCCCGCGATTCGGGCGGTTTCCAGCACATTGCCTTTTTTGACGGATTGCGTTTGAATCAATTCAAAGGTTTGCTGCGTCATAGACACCCGCCCCCGGGCAACGGCCGTTCGCACGGTCGGCTGCTTGTCCGTAACATCCACCATCCTGACATGACCTTTGCTGTCGAGGTGTGTAAATTCTGTCATTTCGTACTCCACATGCGTGTTTAGTCTGCAAAAAACTGTTCTTTTCGGGTGACGGTTGTTTTAATCTCATTGAGGGTGTCATGAAGGGCCGGAACGACATTGTCCCGGATATCTCCGGCAACCACCAGAAACATCACATCATCTCCAACCGCCAGCCGTTTATTTTCAACGATTTGTATCCGGATGTCAAGAATGCCGGGCCTTTTTTTATGCTTTTCGATCACCTGCCGGAGCTTTTCGTGATCTACCGTCAGTTTCAGGCCGGTTACTTTTCTTCCTTCCCGGGAGGTGGCCCGTACAACGCCGTTATGGCACAGGATCATGCCTACCCTGTCAAAATCAGGATGTTGTTTAATGCTTTGAATCAGTTCGTTCATGTCCATGAGTTCTATCTGCCTGTTGGTTGGTGTTGGTTTTTACGTTCGATAATCACGGCTTTACATGCCGTTTACGATGTCATACGCGGCAATCGGATGTTTTTCAAGTCCTTATTGCTGAAGCAACGATCAGGTTTACATTTCCAGAATTTGTTTCAGCTGTTCCGGGGTATTGATATTGAAAAAAGATATCAGTTGTGCATCCGTTTTTTGGAGGACCTGTTGTGGAATTTGTTTGACGCGGACCTTGTCATAAAAAAGAGATATTTTAAATTTTTTCCGGATCAGCTGGTTTTCGGCTGCCTTCAGGCAGTTTCTGGAATAAACGGCGCACAGGGGCTCCAGGCCAGATGATGTTTGCGGCACAACAATGTCGATGTTTTCTTCGATATGGCCCATGATGGCTTGAACCAGTTCTTTTTTTAAAAAGGGGGAATCACAGGCGGTAAAAAACGCATACGGTGTGGTGGTATAAAACAGGCCGGAATGAATTCCGGTCAGCGAACTTCGGCAGGGGAAAATATCCGTTACGATATCCGCCTCCCAAACCAGGTATTGAAGCGGGGAATTGGTCACGATGATGATGTGTTCAAACAGATCGGAAAAAGTTTCATACAGCCGGTCAATGATTTTTTTCCCGCCGATTTGAATGAAGGCCTTGTTTTTTCCGTTAAAACGGGAATTCAGCCCGCCAGCCAATATCACGCCGGTACAGGGGTATGTCATGTCATCATCCTGCGTAGTAGACGGTTAGGGTAGTGGTAATGATGTCTTTATGGCCCTTGTGTCATGTTATGGATAAGGATCGCAGTCGGATTGAAGCCATCTGTCCCGATAGAAACCATATATATGATCTTCATAAAAAAAAATGATTGTAAAAGCAAGGTAATTTCATTTATGGTTCAAAAATGCGGCTCCTGATCGGGAGCGGTATGCGGATAGAAATGTGTATTTTTCTGAAGAATGAAATGAATGGATGCATGCACAAAGTGGTTGCTTAATCGGTGTATTGATAACCAGTGAAATGGAAACTATGAATGATGAGTACGCAAGAGCATAAAAAAAAGGCTCCGGAAAAGGTGAGGGTCGCTGTTGTAACAGTATCGACCACCCGGACGCTCGCGGAGGATAAAAGCGGCCAATGGATCAGCCGGACAGCGGAAAAAGAAGGGCATGAGGTGGTGTTTCATCAGGTGATTCCGGACGATGCCGCCGTGATTGAGGCTACCGTAAAGGAAGTGATCCAAAGCCTGCGCCCGGCTGCGGTTCTGCTGACCGGAGGAACGGGAATCACCCCGAAGGATGTGACGATCGAGGCCGTCCGTCCTTTGTTTGAAAAAGAACTTACCGCGTTCGGCGCCCTGTTTGCCCAGCTCAGTTACGAAGAGATCGATTCGGCCGCCCTTATGTCCCGGGCAACGGCCGGGGTGATCGATGCCACGGCTGTTTTCTGCATGCCCGGCAGTATCAATGCCTGTAAACTGGCCTGCAAATCGCTGATTTTTCCCGAGCTCGGGCATTTGGAAAAACATATGAAAGAGGTTTGATACACTCATGGAAGGGAATCAATCCAGACGATCATCCAGCAGGAAGCCTCCGTTTATAACGGCGGTGGTGGCCAATGAGCGGGGAGAAATTTTCGATCTTCAGGGATATGCCGCCGTGGGTATGGACGGACCGGTTCAGGTTCCGCTGACGGTTGAGCAGACCGTGAATCTGCCCTATGGCGGGGAAATGATGTTTCTGCCGGATCGCTACCCGGTGGTCTACAACATGAAAGCCCGACGCATCGAGACATTGAAGGAAAATCCATTTGTTCCGGGCGAAGCGGTATTTCCTGTAGCCGCGTTTAATTCTCCCGGGTATGTGACCGCTTATGTGACCGCTTATCAGGAACGCGACACTGCCGGTTATCTGCCCCTGTTTTCCTATGGCGCGGCCGGCTGGTACCGGGGAAAATTCCGTTCTGCCGTGATCTGTGTGGACCGTGAAAAGCGTCAGGATTTACGATTGATGAAACGGGAAGATGTCATCCGGGGCGTCAGCCAGATGAGAAAGATAATGCCGGACAACCGGCTGCGACGGCATCTGGAGACCTGCGCGCTGGAGTATGGCTGTCCTGCGGGGAAAAATTTTTTTTTAAAACGCTATGAAGCCCCCCTGCCCACGTCTCAGGCCTGCAACGCCAGGTGCCTGGGCTGTATATCCCTGCAGACGAGTGAAATTTCCAGCTGTCAGCGCCGGATTTCCTTTACCCCTTCCCCGGAAGAGATCGCCGAAGTCGCGCTGGAGCATATCCGGAAGGTCAGGCACAGCGTGTTGAGTTTTGGTCAGGGATGTGAAGGCGATCCCCTGCTGGCGGCAGATGTCATCGAGCCGGCCATCCGCCTGATCCGCTCCCGGACACCAGAGGGCACCATTAACATGAATACCAACGCCAGCCTGCCGTCAGTTCTGAAAAAGCTGTTTGGTGCCGGCCTGGACAGCATGCGCGTCAGCCTCAACTCTGTCCGGCAGGACTGTTACCATGCGTATTTCAGACCCGCAGGGTATCATCTGCGGGATGTTGAAATCAGCATCGATACAGCCCTTGATGCCGGAAAGTTTGTTTCCGTCAATTACCTGAACTGCCCCGGGTTTACGGATACTCCCGAAGAACTGGAGGCAATGCTCAGCTTTATCCGCCGCCACCCCATTCACATGATCCAGTGGCGGAATCTTAATTTTGATCCGCTGAGATACATCAGCATCATGAACAAGGCCGGGTCCCACGGCATACCGGTGGGAATGGCCACGGTGCTGCAGACCATCCGAAGTCGGTTTCCGCATGTGATGTATGGCTACTTCAATCCTCCCAAGGAAAAATTTCATCTTGCAGGATGGTCTGAAGCGATCGGTTGATTAAGGCCCTCGTCAAAAATTAAAGAAATCCTCCATCCTGCCGATGAATAAATAAGAGCGTAAACGCTGCTGTTCGATCTGAGACCGGTTGAAGCAGGTCTTATCTGATTTTGTCTACAGGAATTTTTTATACACCGGATTGAATTACCGGCCGTTTGATGCATTACGCAGGTATGAAGCGGGTTCACTGGCATCGGCCAATTATCGGGCATTCGTGTGTCCGCACGGATCAGGGGGTATGGATGGAAATTATCATTGGCGCGCCATCAAAAATTGGAGGGACAACAATACGATCGGGTTGCCACCGGGCAGGTCATGTCGAGGCCAGGCTATTGAACAGCCGGCCGTCAAGAAAACGGTACGGACATCTGCCGAATGGCGGAAAAGATCGCAGAGGGGAAAAAAATATACCGGATCCGTCCAGCGGACGGGTGCTTACCCTGCTTGTCCCGGAGGGATATGAAATCCCGGCCGATCTGGATTCCGGGAAATACCGATTATTTCTACGGTTTGCTCCGCGGTGAGACAGATTTCGATATCAATAAAGGTTTTTCAAGGTCATGTGTTTGTGGTATTTTGTAAGCCTTTCGTATGGAAAGCATAAATTTGGTATCAGGGTCTCGGAAACAATAAAAATAAATAACTTCAAACACAAGACGGATCATCATGAAATGGATTGAAGCACAGGTTATATTTGATTCCGGCGATAAACAACTGGCCGTGGATCTGATCTCAGAGGCATTTTACAACCTTGGCGTGAAGGGGGTGGTCGTGGCCGATCCTGAACTGGAACCGGAAGAGGGGTGGGCGGACCAGATCGAGACCAGGGCCGAAAAGGATTCAGTCACCGGATATTTTCCGGATTCCGACGCATCTTGTGACAAGTGCCGGCGCCTCGAACAGGCGCTCAGGCAGCTTGAAGCGGATCAGGACCTTTGCTGCCGCATCGAATACCGGAAAATCGAGGAAGAGGATTGGGCCAATTCCTGGAAAGAATATTTCCGGCCGGAGAAGGTGGGCGAGCGGATCGTTGTCAAGCCGACCTGGCGGGAGTACTTTCCCCGTGAGGAGGAGATTGTCATTGAAATTGATCCCGGAATGGCCTTTGGCACCGGAACGCATCCGACCACGTCGCTGTGCGTTCAGATGCTGGAAACCTATGTCACTCCCGATGTCTCTTTTCTGGATATCGGTACCGGTTCGGGGATATTGATGGTTGCCGCCGCAAAACTCGGGGCCGAAAAAGTCCACGGTGTCGATATGGACGAGGTGGCCGTTCAGGTGGCCCGGAAGAATCTGGAACTGAACCAGATCCGGCCGGATCAATTCACGGTGGCCCATGGGGATCTGGTGACCGGGGTCGAAGAAACATTTGATATCGCGGCAGCCAATATTCTGTCCCATGTGATCATCACGCTCCTGGACAGTGTCGCAATGGTCCTCAATCCCGGCGGCCTGCTGATATGCTCCGGTATTATCGAGGAACACAGGGACAGCGTGCTGCTCAAAATGATGTCCTGCGGCTTTGAGATTCTGGATGTCCGGTCAAAGGACAGCTGGGTGGCCATTTGCGCCCGATATCCAACAGCGCCGGCGATATAAAATCGCATATTGAACCAGCAGGGTCACATTTTATCTGATTTGCGGATGTGGGTGACATGGATTCAGTTCCTGATATGTTGCAGAAATTAAAAATGTTTAAAAATCAGATCTATCAGATGGATCAACGGGTACGGTTATATGTTTCTGACCGGAAAAAATACGGCCACCCGTTTCCTGAAGACCTGATCAACAGGATACGGGCTTATGAAACAATACTTCACCGGTATCTGGCGGGATTTCGAAACACCGAGCTGGAGCTGTGGCTGGATAATCTGATGTATTCGCTTCAGGTTTATGAAGCCATATGGAAGCGAATGCTTGAGGGGGATGCTCAGGGGTCCGGGACGAAAAGAGGAAAAGACCCTTATCCTGACCCGTCGGTCCGCTCTCATCCCATCGTTCAAAAAGCCTTTGAACTCGAGGCGAGACAGTGGTCGAAATTAGGAATTTGTGACACGGAAACCGAAGAGGAGCTGGCGGCCCGAATCCTTGAACAGTACCATGAGGCCAGTAAAAATCTGAAACAGAATGAAAAGCTCGTGTTGTCGTACGATCTGAGGGATCACAGGGTTCAGATCAAGGTAAGGGCCTCGGAATAAATAAAAAATTACCCCCCGCCCGCTTTTGAGATGGGGACGGTTTGCGCTTTTTAACGCTTCATGGCCCCGACATCTTTTCCCCGGATCGCGCCATGTCGTACGCCGGCAACGGCCGGGACTTCGAGGCTACGCACATCAAAATATGACCGCAGGTATGATATCAAGCCCTGTTTTTTCAAGTTCAAGGAGGGCGGCAATTCAATTTTTCTGATATTTATTGGTATCGAAGCGGTTTTTCTCTTTTTCTGAATACCCCCAACGGCACCATATCTTGAGATGTTTCCTGCTTGACACACAAGCCATTCTTTTATATACCTTTCTGACCCATGTGAATAAATCCTGACGTTGCATAAAAACATGGCAATTCATACAGAAAACGGGGGGTTGCTCAGCCCGTTGAGAAAAAAATGGCTGGCTGTCATGTCGTTTCCCCTGCACCTTTTTCGTTCAGGGTAAGCTTTATGACCCGTATGGCCTTGGTCCTCCATCAGTGACATCTTATTTGCCGGCAGCGCCGGGAATGAGTTGAAGACATCTATGGTATCTTACGACCCCGGCAGAAATAAATTGCACGGGTTTGAGAAAATCCGAAAGTCTGCATAATTCATGCGCAGTTAATTTTTGTCGAGACCCTTACAGCAAGTTCATGAGTGTAGATCTGTGAATCAAAATGAAATGAGCAAACCGATTCAGAATATGCCACCGGTTCGATTGAAAGGGGTGGGAGACAGCCTCTGGGTGACGGTGGATACGGCCCAGCCGGAAGAAGTATTAAAAGAGCATCTGATAAAACTGTTTGAGCGGATGAAACACCTGGTCGTCAATGCCCGCGTTGTTATTGATACCGGAAAAGAAAACGGTTCCGAACCGCTGATCGAACATCTGGGAGCGTTTTTAAAGCAGACCTTCGATGTCGGACTGGTTTCGGGTCCCCCCATAAAACGGTCGTTGGCGCAGGAACAGGTTCGAAGACAGGACATGGGCCATTCATGGCAGTATCATCGAAGCGATGTGTTGATGCTGGCCGGCCGGGTTCGATCCGGACAGAAGGTAAGGGCAAGAAAACACCTTCTGATCATGGGAGATGTCAATCCGGGCGCTGAAATTGTGGCTCCCGGAGATATTCTGGTGATGGGCAGTCTTTGCGGGTCCGCGATTGCCGGTCAGCCGGAAAATGAAGAGGCCATTATCGTGGCGCTGGATTTCAGACCGACCCAGATCCAGATCGGCGGATTTGTGGCAGCCGGTCTTCCCGCTTCATCGGAAGGGGCTGCAGAGTTTGCTCATGTGGAAGACGGATTGATCGTTGTGGAAGACTACTTGAAAGCCAAGCCGTTTAAAGACCTGCCATGGCCGCAGGTCAGATGAGAGCCGTCTGACCGCAAGCGGTCCGGCGGAATTGGACAGCCGGCATCTGTAAGGTTCGCAGGTAGTCTCGAGCCTCCGGGATATGGTTCAATCGCAGGGATGATAATATTGGATCAAATCTAATACCATGACATGAGAGCCCGGACAATATGTCCGATAGAGGGCGTTCAGTCAAAACTGTTTTCAAGAGGTGCACTTTGGAAGGAAAAGTAATCGTTATCACTTCAGGCAAAGGGGGCGTCGGTAAGACTACAGCTACGGCATCTATCGGCGCCGGACTGGCTGTTGAGGGAAAACGCGTTGTGGTGGTGGATATGGATATCGGTCTCAGGAATCTGGATGTGGTGATGGGCCTGGAAAACCGGATCGTATATAATGTGGTGGATGTTGTTCACGGTCGATGCAAGGTCATGCAGGCGGCTATCAAAGACAGAAGACTGGACAATCTGTATCTGATTCCGGCGTCCCAGAGCGACAACAAAAACGCCCTGACTCCTGACGGCATGCGGCAGCTCTGCGGGCAGTTACGGGAGGAATTTGATTTTGTCCTGATCGACTGCCCGGCCGGGATCGAACAGGGATTCGAGAATTCGATCGCGGCCGCTGATGAGGCGGTGGTGATCTGCACTCCGGAGGTCTCGTCGGTCAGAGACGCGGACAGGGTCATCGGACTGTTGTACGCGCGGTCCATTACGCCGAAGCTTGTGGTGAACCGGATCGTTCCCAGAATGGTGGAACGGGGGGATATGTTAAGCCATGAAGATGTGGTCGAGGTGCTGGCGATAGAACTCCTTGGTTTGATTGAAATGGATGAGCAGGTAGTCGTGTCCACCAATACTGGTGTTCCGCTGGTGCTCCAGAAGGAATCAAAGGCAGGGGACGCATTCCGGCGGATTGCACTGCGACTCAACGGGCAGCCGGACCTTCCTGTCGAAGTTCCTCAAACTCAAAAACGGTTCTGGAAAAAGATCAGCCATAAGCTTGGCTTTGGGAAATAAGGCGAATCAATGTTAAACGGATTACTGCAAAAAATTTTTGGTAAAGGCGGGAGTAAGGATGTAGCGAAAAAGAGGCTGCAGTTTGCCCTGGTATATGACAAACTGGAAGTAACCGATGATATTATGAGAGAGCTGCAACGAGAGATTGTGGAGGTGATTTCACGCTATTTTGAAATCGATAAGGAGACCATAAAACTCGATATTCAGCGATCTGATGATTTGTCTGCGCTCGTGGTCAACACGCCGATCATTTCGGCCAAACACAGGCAGCGCTCGGTATCCTGAGGGGTGTATTCTGTTGATCTGGCCGGAAGGCTTGTCCGCGTTTGCCCGGCGTTAACACGTGAGGGTATCCTGTCGGATGGAAAGAATGCTACAAATCTCCCAACGGTCTTTTGAAAGTAAACGTTGCCGGTTTGACCACCAGATTCTTCCATGCGGTCTTCGTGTTCCCGCCCAGGGCTGAAAAAGGCAGTGAAACAATAAATACGGCTGCGCCTGCGATTGTGGCTACAACACCAACCGGGCGAACCAGGAGCGCGTCCGCAACCATTTTTTCACCGGACAGCTGCTCATCGTTGTTCATATGGCCTTGAGCCATAGCGGCAGAACCAAAAGGGATGAGCACCAGCGCCGAAATTATCAGCACAGCTATCATCTGTTTAAAATTTTTGTTCATAGATCCCTCCATGTTTATCAAGCCCGTTTCCATTTTATTTCAAACCGTCAGGCGGACTTTTCCGGTTTCGATCCCCGGAGCCGGTCTGCCAG
Encoded proteins:
- a CDS encoding molybdenum cofactor biosynthesis protein MoaB, yielding MSTQEHKKKAPEKVRVAVVTVSTTRTLAEDKSGQWISRTAEKEGHEVVFHQVIPDDAAVIEATVKEVIQSLRPAAVLLTGGTGITPKDVTIEAVRPLFEKELTAFGALFAQLSYEEIDSAALMSRATAGVIDATAVFCMPGSINACKLACKSLIFPELGHLEKHMKEV
- a CDS encoding molybdenum cofactor guanylyltransferase, giving the protein MTYPCTGVILAGGLNSRFNGKNKAFIQIGGKKIIDRLYETFSDLFEHIIIVTNSPLQYLVWEADIVTDIFPCRSSLTGIHSGLFYTTTPYAFFTACDSPFLKKELVQAIMGHIEENIDIVVPQTSSGLEPLCAVYSRNCLKAAENQLIRKKFKISLFYDKVRVKQIPQQVLQKTDAQLISFFNINTPEQLKQILEM
- the moaC gene encoding cyclic pyranopterin monophosphate synthase MoaC; the protein is MTEFTHLDSKGHVRMVDVTDKQPTVRTAVARGRVSMTQQTFELIQTQSVKKGNVLETARIAGIMAAKKTSELIPMCHPLNVTHVGVEFIPDMNSNSIVINATARMSGPTGVEMEALTAVSIAALTIYDMCKSYDKSMVISGICLLEKTGGKSGHFIRKHPPELVD
- a CDS encoding molybdenum cofactor biosynthesis protein MoaE; the protein is MNELIQSIKQHPDFDRVGMILCHNGVVRATSREGRKVTGLKLTVDHEKLRQVIEKHKKRPGILDIRIQIVENKRLAVGDDVMFLVVAGDIRDNVVPALHDTLNEIKTTVTRKEQFFAD
- a CDS encoding radical SAM protein; this translates as MEGNQSRRSSSRKPPFITAVVANERGEIFDLQGYAAVGMDGPVQVPLTVEQTVNLPYGGEMMFLPDRYPVVYNMKARRIETLKENPFVPGEAVFPVAAFNSPGYVTAYVTAYQERDTAGYLPLFSYGAAGWYRGKFRSAVICVDREKRQDLRLMKREDVIRGVSQMRKIMPDNRLRRHLETCALEYGCPAGKNFFLKRYEAPLPTSQACNARCLGCISLQTSEISSCQRRISFTPSPEEIAEVALEHIRKVRHSVLSFGQGCEGDPLLAADVIEPAIRLIRSRTPEGTINMNTNASLPSVLKKLFGAGLDSMRVSLNSVRQDCYHAYFRPAGYHLRDVEISIDTALDAGKFVSVNYLNCPGFTDTPEELEAMLSFIRRHPIHMIQWRNLNFDPLRYISIMNKAGSHGIPVGMATVLQTIRSRFPHVMYGYFNPPKEKFHLAGWSEAIG
- a CDS encoding septum site-determining protein MinC — encoded protein: MNQNEMSKPIQNMPPVRLKGVGDSLWVTVDTAQPEEVLKEHLIKLFERMKHLVVNARVVIDTGKENGSEPLIEHLGAFLKQTFDVGLVSGPPIKRSLAQEQVRRQDMGHSWQYHRSDVLMLAGRVRSGQKVRARKHLLIMGDVNPGAEIVAPGDILVMGSLCGSAIAGQPENEEAIIVALDFRPTQIQIGGFVAAGLPASSEGAAEFAHVEDGLIVVEDYLKAKPFKDLPWPQVR
- the minD gene encoding septum site-determining protein MinD — its product is MEGKVIVITSGKGGVGKTTATASIGAGLAVEGKRVVVVDMDIGLRNLDVVMGLENRIVYNVVDVVHGRCKVMQAAIKDRRLDNLYLIPASQSDNKNALTPDGMRQLCGQLREEFDFVLIDCPAGIEQGFENSIAAADEAVVICTPEVSSVRDADRVIGLLYARSITPKLVVNRIVPRMVERGDMLSHEDVVEVLAIELLGLIEMDEQVVVSTNTGVPLVLQKESKAGDAFRRIALRLNGQPDLPVEVPQTQKRFWKKISHKLGFGK
- the minE gene encoding cell division topological specificity factor MinE; the encoded protein is MLNGLLQKIFGKGGSKDVAKKRLQFALVYDKLEVTDDIMRELQREIVEVISRYFEIDKETIKLDIQRSDDLSALVVNTPIISAKHRQRSVS
- the prmA gene encoding 50S ribosomal protein L11 methyltransferase produces the protein MKWIEAQVIFDSGDKQLAVDLISEAFYNLGVKGVVVADPELEPEEGWADQIETRAEKDSVTGYFPDSDASCDKCRRLEQALRQLEADQDLCCRIEYRKIEEEDWANSWKEYFRPEKVGERIVVKPTWREYFPREEEIVIEIDPGMAFGTGTHPTTSLCVQMLETYVTPDVSFLDIGTGSGILMVAAAKLGAEKVHGVDMDEVAVQVARKNLELNQIRPDQFTVAHGDLVTGVEETFDIAAANILSHVIITLLDSVAMVLNPGGLLICSGIIEEHRDSVLLKMMSCGFEILDVRSKDSWVAICARYPTAPAI